A region of Bifidobacterium adolescentis ATCC 15703 DNA encodes the following proteins:
- a CDS encoding class C sortase gives MNRKTVQSIAIIAIFITGALLLFYPLVGNWWNERRYDMLVSGYTQRVQVNPSGEDYAEFKRIDAYNATVPGKGVPDAFAVTTPEEDAEYASFLNEDPNGVMAYINIPRLKSTLPICHYTTPESLQKGVGHLRGSALPVGGKNTHAVLSAHRGLPTSRLFTDLDKVRKGDHFYITVLNRTLAYEVDRISVVKPDQTKELSVQPGKNLVTLVTCTPYGVNTQRLLVRGHRVPYNAAQAKHEAADSAVSSFTVYGFVATYGTLAIALAGIAVLRRNAAARTSHHAADWPHSLTVSVR, from the coding sequence ATGAATCGCAAGACGGTGCAAAGCATCGCCATCATCGCGATCTTCATAACGGGGGCCCTTCTGCTGTTCTATCCGCTTGTCGGCAACTGGTGGAACGAACGCCGCTACGACATGCTCGTATCCGGCTACACACAACGTGTGCAGGTCAATCCGTCCGGCGAGGACTACGCAGAATTCAAACGGATCGACGCGTACAACGCCACTGTGCCCGGCAAAGGCGTTCCCGACGCGTTCGCCGTCACCACGCCCGAAGAGGACGCCGAATACGCCAGCTTCCTCAACGAGGACCCCAACGGCGTGATGGCATACATCAACATCCCCCGACTCAAATCCACCTTGCCGATCTGCCACTACACCACACCGGAATCGCTGCAGAAAGGCGTCGGCCATCTACGTGGCTCCGCCCTGCCCGTCGGCGGCAAAAACACGCACGCCGTGCTCTCCGCACACCGCGGCCTGCCGACCTCACGCCTGTTCACCGACCTTGACAAGGTGAGGAAAGGCGACCACTTCTACATCACCGTGCTCAACCGCACGCTCGCCTACGAGGTCGATCGAATCAGCGTGGTCAAACCCGACCAAACGAAGGAACTCAGCGTCCAGCCCGGCAAGAACCTCGTCACGCTCGTCACCTGCACGCCGTACGGCGTGAACACGCAACGGCTGCTGGTGCGCGGCCATCGCGTGCCATACAACGCGGCGCAAGCCAAACACGAGGCTGCGGATTCCGCGGTCTCGTCATTCACCGTCTACGGTTTCGTCGCAACCTACGGCACGCTCGCCATCGCGCTTGCCGGCATCGCCGTGCTCCGCCGCAACGCAGCGGCCCGCACCTCGCATCACGCCGCCGATTGGCCGCATAGCCTCACCGTCTCAGTCCGCTAA
- the upp gene encoding uracil phosphoribosyltransferase, protein MDIHVLNHPLVDHKLTVLRDKNTPSSTFRELVSELVMLEAYEATRDIEVVDKPIETPVAPMIGKHIAAPAPIIVPVLRAGLGMLDGMTKMIPSAEVGFLGMKRDEENPTQQITYANRLPEDLTGRQCFLIDPMLATGGTLVAATHYLAERGAKDITAVCILGAPEGLKFVEENLDPSIKFKLVLCAVDEKLNDKCYIVPGLGDAGDRLYGVID, encoded by the coding sequence ATGGATATTCATGTTTTGAACCACCCGCTGGTGGACCACAAGCTCACCGTTCTTCGCGACAAGAACACTCCGTCCTCCACGTTCCGCGAGCTCGTTTCCGAACTCGTGATGCTCGAGGCCTACGAAGCCACCCGCGACATCGAAGTCGTGGACAAGCCCATCGAAACCCCGGTGGCTCCGATGATCGGCAAGCACATCGCCGCCCCGGCTCCGATTATCGTGCCGGTGCTGCGCGCAGGTCTGGGCATGCTCGACGGCATGACCAAGATGATTCCGTCCGCTGAAGTCGGTTTCCTCGGCATGAAGCGCGACGAGGAGAACCCGACCCAGCAGATCACGTACGCGAACCGTCTGCCGGAGGATCTCACCGGCCGTCAGTGCTTCCTGATCGACCCGATGCTCGCCACCGGCGGCACGCTCGTTGCGGCCACCCACTATCTGGCCGAGCGCGGTGCGAAGGACATCACCGCAGTGTGCATTCTGGGCGCTCCGGAAGGTCTGAAGTTCGTTGAGGAAAACCTCGACCCGTCCATCAAGTTCAAGCTGGTGCTGTGCGCCGTCGATGAGAAGCTCAACGACAAGTGCTACATCGTGCCGGGCTTGGGTGACGCCGGCGACCGTCTGTACGGCGTGATCGACTGA
- a CDS encoding NUDIX hydrolase — protein sequence MSEKMRRIVEAAGGIVWRWKAGSDIANDPAIASSKSAQEQLDSIEVCIVHRPKYDDWSWPKGKLEQNETHRHAAVREIGEETGSPVKLGPYLCEVEYPLSEEGKKTRHSHDCTADTKHTLYWMAQPISADDAEHLLDAFGPVHRADVGEINDIVWVSVREARKILSHSTDKDTLAVFVDRVQEGAATAQNLLIVRHAKAESRKSWKGTDANRPITPKGAAMAFALNRELACFNPTRLATSPWLRCQETLQVLSWQTERPMEHINTLTEDAFAEHPAVSWLAFREQITQTLNSRETTAICMHRPVIGGMYDHLRGLCARKQLAKQLIAKSPYMPTGTAMSLFIIDTPQGPSIIDIQKVSPIVY from the coding sequence ATGAGCGAAAAGATGAGACGCATCGTGGAAGCCGCCGGCGGCATCGTATGGCGATGGAAGGCGGGCAGCGATATCGCGAACGATCCTGCGATCGCCAGTAGCAAATCCGCGCAGGAACAGCTCGACAGCATTGAAGTATGTATCGTGCACCGTCCGAAGTATGACGATTGGAGCTGGCCGAAAGGCAAACTCGAGCAGAACGAGACGCATCGGCATGCGGCGGTGCGTGAAATCGGCGAAGAGACGGGGTCGCCGGTCAAACTCGGACCGTATCTGTGCGAAGTCGAATACCCGTTGTCCGAAGAGGGCAAGAAGACCCGGCATTCGCACGATTGCACGGCCGACACCAAGCACACGTTGTATTGGATGGCGCAGCCGATTTCCGCCGACGACGCCGAACATCTGCTGGACGCGTTCGGCCCGGTGCACCGCGCGGACGTGGGCGAAATCAACGATATCGTCTGGGTTTCCGTACGTGAGGCGCGCAAAATACTGTCCCATTCGACCGATAAGGACACGTTGGCAGTGTTCGTGGACCGCGTGCAGGAGGGTGCCGCGACCGCGCAGAATCTGCTGATCGTACGCCATGCGAAGGCTGAATCGCGCAAGTCGTGGAAGGGCACCGACGCGAACCGTCCAATCACGCCGAAAGGCGCGGCGATGGCGTTTGCCCTCAACCGCGAGCTCGCCTGTTTCAACCCGACGCGACTGGCCACCTCGCCGTGGCTGCGCTGCCAGGAGACGTTGCAGGTGCTGAGCTGGCAGACCGAACGGCCGATGGAACACATCAACACGTTGACGGAGGACGCGTTCGCCGAGCATCCGGCGGTCTCATGGCTGGCGTTCCGCGAGCAGATCACGCAGACGCTCAACAGCCGCGAAACCACGGCCATCTGCATGCACCGGCCGGTCATCGGCGGCATGTACGACCATTTGCGCGGCCTGTGTGCGCGTAAGCAGCTTGCCAAGCAGCTCATCGCAAAATCGCCATACATGCCTACCGGCACCGCCATGTCGCTGTTCATCATCGACACACCGCAAGGCCCCAGCATCATCGACATTCAGAAGGTCTCCCCCATTGTCTACTAA
- a CDS encoding P-loop NTPase has protein sequence MGSPLESSSTRLKPVEAQPEPAPRNVVVVGSAVAGVGASTLAALLARELTERGCKSVLVDADLNGGGLDVLLGVEDEDGSRFGDISAPLGKVDGKALLRELPVWDGVPLLACNPWRSENPQSWEIQACIRALAQVKDAVIVDAGQWRGLDDIPELAQATHITVVEMTVLGLARAKVAMQSRGTAERQKHGHIVGVEPRGVARGRGVTTLEETENYLGHSLAAVVKPDAKLCGELLDGLGLRRPNRQTVKALAALTDELQESLEGKRVKHGTRTP, from the coding sequence ATGGGTTCGCCGTTGGAATCGTCGTCCACACGGCTGAAACCCGTTGAAGCGCAACCGGAACCTGCTCCACGCAACGTCGTGGTGGTCGGATCCGCCGTCGCCGGAGTCGGTGCCAGCACGTTGGCGGCGCTGCTGGCCCGCGAACTGACGGAACGTGGATGCAAAAGCGTGCTGGTAGACGCAGATCTCAACGGTGGCGGTCTTGACGTGCTGCTCGGTGTGGAAGACGAAGACGGTTCACGCTTCGGAGACATCAGCGCCCCGCTCGGCAAAGTGGACGGCAAAGCGCTGCTGCGAGAACTGCCCGTGTGGGATGGCGTGCCGCTGCTGGCCTGCAATCCCTGGCGAAGCGAAAACCCGCAATCCTGGGAGATCCAGGCATGCATCCGCGCGCTCGCGCAGGTGAAGGACGCGGTGATCGTGGACGCCGGGCAATGGCGTGGACTCGATGACATTCCGGAACTGGCCCAGGCCACACACATCACCGTGGTCGAAATGACGGTGCTCGGACTGGCCCGAGCCAAAGTGGCCATGCAATCGCGTGGAACGGCGGAACGGCAGAAACATGGCCATATCGTCGGCGTTGAACCGCGCGGCGTGGCACGTGGACGTGGCGTGACCACGCTGGAAGAGACGGAAAACTATCTTGGCCATTCCCTCGCGGCGGTTGTCAAACCGGACGCCAAGCTGTGCGGCGAACTGCTGGACGGCCTGGGCCTGCGCAGGCCGAACCGCCAAACCGTCAAAGCCTTGGCCGCGCTCACGGATGAACTGCAGGAATCGTTGGAAGGCAAGCGGGTGAAGCATGGAACTCGGACCC
- a CDS encoding LPXTG cell wall anchor domain-containing protein — protein sequence MTIQDTRTSALPTTGSVGTVLFAVLGIALMAGAVWLYARSKRQSAK from the coding sequence GTGACCATCCAGGACACCCGCACCTCCGCCCTGCCGACCACCGGTAGCGTTGGCACGGTGCTGTTCGCCGTGCTCGGCATCGCGCTGATGGCCGGAGCGGTGTGGCTGTACGCCCGTAGCAAGCGCCAGTCCGCCAAGTAA
- a CDS encoding RNA degradosome polyphosphate kinase, with translation MAQIFDAPSKAILRSQIAEHIAETDKNDKRELQAGEEPLPNDRFFDRELSWLKFNKRVLELAQDEDLPVIERASFAAIFANNLDEFFMVRVAGLKRRIDTGIAVTAASGLSPRQQLRAISEQAHRLQDEHAHYIIDHILPDLAKEQIVLLSWDKLTAAEQERLSRYYRQQVFPVLTPLAVDPAHPFPYISGGSLNLAVLVENPASGKSHFARVKVPDNLNRLVPVDDLTEDENTNVRYGFITMENLIIAHLESLFPGMIIKEARSFRVTRNEDIDVEEDDAENLLNAMEKELLRRRFGPPIRLEISDETSPFLSQLLADQLRVSADEVYRLPAPLDATVLFELGGIDRPDLKYRPFIPTTNRQIAEVESSRAQDIFAAIRERDILLHHPYDSFSTSVQAFLAQAAADPKVLAIKQTLYRTSSNSPIIDALIDAAHAGKQVLALVEIKARFDEDANIAWARKLERAGVHVVYGIVGLKTHCKLSLVVRQEADGLRRYCHVGTGNYNPKTARIYTDLGLLTCDPVVGQDMTRLFNQLSGYAPKSSFHRLLVAPRTVRSGLIQRIRREEDAARAGKEAWIKIKVNSIVDEKTIDALYRASQAGVKIDIVERGICALKPGVPGLSENIRVRSILGRFLEHSRIYAFANSDGPQIGEGPAAGPEVWIGSADLMHRNLDRRVEALVRIVAPEQIDELIKYVDLQMADSTASWHMQADGTYVRHCKDEEGRPLVDSQEYLIKKHTRRPVRH, from the coding sequence ATGGCACAGATTTTTGACGCACCCTCAAAGGCGATCCTGCGCAGCCAGATAGCTGAGCATATCGCTGAGACCGATAAGAACGATAAGCGCGAGCTTCAGGCAGGCGAGGAACCGCTGCCGAATGACCGTTTCTTCGACCGTGAGCTGAGCTGGTTGAAGTTCAACAAGCGCGTCCTCGAGCTTGCACAGGATGAGGACCTGCCGGTCATCGAACGCGCGAGCTTCGCCGCGATCTTCGCGAACAACCTCGACGAGTTCTTCATGGTCCGCGTGGCCGGCCTGAAGCGCCGCATCGACACCGGCATCGCCGTGACGGCCGCTTCCGGACTGAGCCCGAGGCAGCAGCTGCGCGCCATCAGCGAGCAGGCCCACCGCCTGCAGGACGAGCACGCGCACTACATCATCGACCACATCCTCCCCGACCTGGCGAAGGAACAGATCGTGCTGCTGAGCTGGGACAAGCTCACCGCGGCCGAGCAGGAGCGCCTGTCGCGCTACTACCGCCAGCAGGTGTTCCCGGTTCTGACTCCGCTTGCCGTGGATCCGGCCCACCCGTTCCCGTACATTTCCGGCGGTTCCCTCAACCTCGCCGTGCTGGTGGAGAATCCGGCATCCGGCAAGTCGCACTTCGCCCGCGTGAAGGTTCCTGACAACCTGAACCGTCTCGTGCCGGTCGACGACCTGACCGAAGACGAGAACACCAACGTGCGCTATGGCTTCATCACCATGGAGAACCTGATCATCGCCCACCTGGAATCCCTGTTCCCGGGCATGATCATCAAGGAGGCACGCTCCTTCCGCGTCACCCGTAACGAGGACATCGACGTGGAAGAGGATGACGCCGAGAACCTGCTCAACGCCATGGAGAAGGAGCTGCTGCGCCGTCGTTTCGGACCGCCGATCCGTTTGGAGATCTCCGACGAGACCAGCCCGTTCCTGTCCCAGCTGCTCGCCGACCAGCTGCGCGTGAGCGCCGACGAGGTCTACCGCCTGCCGGCGCCGCTTGACGCGACCGTGCTGTTCGAGCTCGGCGGCATCGACCGTCCGGATCTCAAGTACCGTCCGTTCATTCCGACCACCAATCGTCAGATCGCCGAAGTCGAATCGTCCCGTGCGCAGGACATTTTCGCCGCCATCCGCGAGCGCGACATCCTGCTGCACCACCCGTACGATTCCTTCTCGACGTCCGTGCAGGCGTTCCTGGCGCAGGCCGCGGCCGATCCGAAGGTGCTGGCCATCAAGCAGACGCTGTACCGTACGTCCAGCAATTCGCCGATCATCGACGCGCTGATCGACGCCGCGCATGCCGGCAAGCAGGTGCTGGCGCTGGTCGAGATCAAGGCGCGTTTCGACGAGGACGCCAACATCGCGTGGGCCCGCAAGCTGGAACGCGCGGGCGTGCACGTGGTGTACGGCATCGTCGGCCTGAAGACCCACTGCAAGCTGAGCCTTGTGGTGCGTCAGGAAGCCGACGGCCTGCGTCGTTACTGCCACGTGGGCACCGGTAATTACAATCCGAAGACCGCACGTATCTACACCGACCTGGGCCTGCTGACCTGCGATCCGGTGGTCGGCCAGGATATGACCCGCCTGTTCAACCAGCTGTCCGGCTACGCGCCGAAGTCGAGCTTCCACCGTCTGCTGGTGGCGCCGCGCACCGTGCGTTCCGGCTTGATTCAGCGCATCCGCCGCGAGGAGGACGCCGCACGCGCCGGCAAGGAAGCGTGGATCAAGATCAAGGTCAACTCCATCGTTGACGAAAAGACCATCGACGCGCTGTACCGTGCAAGCCAGGCCGGCGTGAAGATCGACATCGTCGAACGTGGCATCTGCGCGCTCAAGCCGGGCGTTCCGGGACTTTCCGAGAACATCCGCGTGCGTTCGATCCTCGGCCGTTTCCTTGAGCACAGCCGTATTTACGCGTTCGCCAACTCCGATGGCCCGCAGATCGGCGAAGGCCCTGCGGCCGGTCCGGAAGTGTGGATTGGTTCCGCCGATCTGATGCACCGCAACCTCGACCGTCGAGTCGAAGCGCTGGTCCGCATCGTGGCTCCGGAGCAGATCGACGAGCTCATCAAGTACGTCGATCTGCAGATGGCCGATTCCACCGCGTCTTGGCATATGCAGGCCGATGGCACCTATGTGCGCCATTGCAAGGATGAGGAAGGTCGACCGCTGGTCGACAGCCAGGAATACCTCATCAAGAAACACACGCGTCGACCGGTAAGGCACTGA
- a CDS encoding glycerophosphodiester phosphodiesterase family protein, whose translation MSKSFLKKALLGGAVAAGAAVWAIAPRSFSDKRRNYVPAVPDVWYAHRGLHDAGSGLTAQYANESGEYVALARRMAMKAGYGSPDTPGVIAPENSLAAFAAACEAGYGIELDLQMTRDGEVVVVHDGDLMRVAGDPRRIADLTYDELTRIPLFPTDAPGACKAAPLPLALEEPPLVTTPDNAPEGYYQHVPLFADVLKVVAGRVPLIVEYKFDDNSKWDPRDVELMEKGDALLQAYSGKYVIESFNPAAVNWYKENRPEVCRGQLSWWPYGEDKPTDPVALGKEYAAGALLSDWISRPDFVAYDWKGGNSPQVKLARFMGAVPVSWTVRSRDEYAQCCDQFDRHIFEAFVPDEQ comes from the coding sequence ATGTCAAAGTCGTTTCTCAAGAAAGCGCTGCTCGGTGGTGCGGTGGCGGCGGGAGCCGCGGTGTGGGCGATCGCCCCGCGTTCCTTCTCCGACAAGCGGCGCAACTATGTGCCGGCCGTTCCGGATGTGTGGTACGCGCACCGCGGTCTGCATGACGCCGGTTCCGGCCTGACCGCGCAATACGCCAACGAAAGCGGCGAATACGTGGCGCTCGCCCGCCGCATGGCCATGAAAGCCGGGTACGGCAGCCCTGATACACCCGGCGTGATTGCCCCTGAAAACTCGCTTGCCGCGTTCGCAGCCGCCTGTGAAGCCGGGTACGGTATCGAACTGGACCTGCAGATGACGCGCGATGGCGAGGTCGTGGTGGTGCATGACGGCGACCTGATGCGTGTTGCCGGAGATCCGCGCCGTATCGCCGATCTCACGTATGACGAGCTGACTCGTATTCCGCTGTTCCCGACCGACGCTCCGGGCGCATGCAAGGCCGCGCCGCTGCCGTTGGCATTGGAGGAACCGCCGCTGGTCACCACGCCGGACAACGCGCCGGAAGGCTACTATCAGCATGTGCCGCTATTCGCCGACGTGCTCAAAGTGGTGGCTGGTCGTGTGCCGCTGATTGTGGAATATAAGTTCGATGACAACTCCAAGTGGGATCCGCGCGACGTGGAGCTTATGGAGAAGGGCGACGCGTTGCTGCAGGCATACTCCGGCAAGTACGTAATCGAATCGTTCAACCCGGCCGCCGTGAACTGGTACAAGGAAAACCGTCCGGAAGTGTGCCGCGGCCAGCTGTCTTGGTGGCCGTACGGCGAGGACAAGCCCACCGATCCGGTGGCGCTCGGCAAGGAATACGCGGCCGGCGCGCTGTTGTCCGACTGGATTTCCCGTCCTGATTTCGTCGCCTACGATTGGAAGGGCGGCAACAGCCCGCAGGTGAAGCTGGCCCGATTCATGGGTGCGGTGCCGGTGTCGTGGACCGTGCGCAGCCGCGACGAATACGCGCAGTGCTGCGACCAGTTCGACCGCCACATCTTCGAAGCGTTCGTGCCCGACGAACAGTAG